A segment of the Macrotis lagotis isolate mMagLag1 chromosome 8, bilby.v1.9.chrom.fasta, whole genome shotgun sequence genome:
CAGCAgcttcagaaaaataataaaatattttttaagccaTTTAAGCATTTTTAAGCATCCATTAGTATAGAGAACACCTCGTAATGAAATTCTTTTAATTCATATTGGCACCTGCTCTTTGGTTCATATAGTATAGGGCTGACCTGGATGTAAGGCTAAAGTAATTTGCCCTAGgtcgtgtgtttgtgtgtgtgtgtgtgtgtgtgtgtgtgtgtgtgtgtgtgtgtgtctgtgtctgtgtctgtgtctgtgtctgtgtctgtgtctgtgtctgtgtctttgtgtctgtgtgtgtgtccacTGTGCTTTGCTAGCTCTGGTTATATCTTGTGACAGATTCCTGGTCCTGAATAAAAGCTTTGATGCTCTGATGCTGTTAGTGTCAGAATTCTTTGAACTTCTCATCTCTATGGGGTACTCAGAATTGTTTAATCTGgcttttttaatcacttttttttgcaaggcagtggggttaagtggcttgcccagggtcacacagctaggtcatatttgaactcagacccttttgactccagggccagtgctttatccactgcgccacctagccgcccctttttaatctttcttttaaattttatttattaaggcagtggggttaagtgacttgctcaaggtctcacagcaaggcaattattagtaagtgacagaggttggatttgaactcaagtccttctgactccaggactggtgctccatgctagctgcccccactttctTAACCTTAGCTTCTATCCCCTGGCCCCAATGGCTTTTCTGAGATTATCTCTCAATTTTACCATATTTTAACCTGTTTTAAAGTCATGTTCATGCATATTCCCACTACCACCTGGAATATCCTCTTCTGGCATTTTTGCTTGCCCACATTTCTGTCTTCTTTGAAGGCtttaatagttaataaatatctgtgtGTATCTGTCCCACACCCCATCTTTTCATGACTGAATTTGTCATCCCATTTCTAGATTATAAAACCTTGAAGATCATATATCTTATCTTtgtttcctaaaaaaaaattcagaattacttGTATATAGTAGTTattcaacacatatttattgaattatcaaataaaaaaggaaaatgaatatttttccattCCTTATGTTCttattataaatgttataaatgatAGAAGACAGGAAAATCTATGAGCcattaaaattgaaagcaaagaacAATGAACCAGGAATTCAAGATATTTGGATTCCAGTGCCATCTAGATGTACCTTACCTTTTGAAGGTCTTTTAATCTCTCTGCTCTTCAGTTACCTTCTccagaatataagaaaaatattacagaaaGGCAATGTCACCTTGATTCTAGTGCTCTGAAACTTAACTTCTTTGACCttaaatttcattaattataaaatgtataatttctaAGGATCTTTCCAGCTCTGGAGTGTGATTTCTCttgggaaaaaaacataagaaatctTTGACCTAACAAGCAACTTATTGTAACTTTTAGTAGCCTACGATAATTTTagatgacttcatttttaaaaatactgttcaAAATttgttaatttcctttttcaaGACCCTAGAAGCTATGATTATTCTAGAGAGTTGAAAGTTTGGTTAAGTAATTTAAGAacatgtgtttaataaatgtttattaaattaaaaacatttaacaaatgggTAAATAGATATGTTAGTTGCGTTGTTTAACAGTAATGGTTAATGATTTATAGAAAGATTACCTAAAAGCCTTAAATGCATTAATAATTACTAAATATATCATTATATGTATGATTAAATACTTATAATTTGAAAACATTACATAATTGATAGATGCTATTTCAACCTCACTCTTCTAGTGTCCCTTGTGGTCAATGGGGGTTATAACAGATTGAAAAGTAGTGGAGAAACAAGGTAAACCTAGCTCTTAAAGAAATCCTTGCTCTAGGCCTGATGAACCAGCAACATTTGAAATTGATTTGAAGGATCATATAAattgggaggaaggggggggagaaGGCTTCAACTTTCTAGAATTGGTTTTATTGATCTCTTCTAGATTCATCTTTTTGAAATAAGATTCTCACATCTCACCAGAAAAATCTTCCTTGACTAATTGAGTTCCATCCTCTAATCTACGTTATTCTTGTCTTGAAAGTGTGTGATACATATATTGTCAGATTTGAGTATAAATGTTAACCACTGTAATAAAATGCTTtcctggggctgctaggtggcgcagtggataaagcactggctctggagtcaggagtacctgggttcaaatccggtttcagacacttaataatcacctagctgtgtggccttgggcaagccacttaaccccatttgccttgcaaaaacctaaaaaaaaaaaaccaaaaataaaataaaatgctttcctgCAATGAGAAGATAGATGGAAACTTTTTGTTTATAATCAACATAGAAttggtttattgattgattaagcACCTCAGTGGCAAGTGTTGTGATTTATGTTCTGGTAGTATAAATACGAAAAATGAAGCATTTTATATTCTTTAGTTTATAATAATATACTCAACAAATAGTCTTCCAGCTTTTGCTTCAAGAACTCCAATAAGGAGGAATTCACTGTCTTCCAAGAAAGCCTATTCCAATTTTGAAGACGTTGTTAGATGTTTTTCCtgacacaagaaaaataaatttatttctttaaaatttctacCTATTATTTCTAGTTCTAACCTCTGCAACCATACAAAGCAAGTATTTTCCCtctttgagttcaaatactgtaAATATGCCCAGGAAATCATTATTTTCCCTTAAGTCTCCTCATGGAAAGCCAGAAACTACCTTCATTTTAATTCTTAACTTAATCTCTTTGTCCCCCACCCTCTTCCCTTATCCCTGATAATTCCTCCTAATTACCCCTCCAGCCCAAAGAAAAAGGGCATCCCTCAGCCATAGCTACCATTTCTTTGCGGATCTCTAAATTTTAACCTgttgaatgaaaataattcagttaataagtatttactaCATACCTCTGTCACATGCTCTGCTAGGTATTGGAGACatatgaacaaagaaaaacaatcactGCTTTTTTAGGGCACTTACGctctaatgagagagaaaacaaatacatataagTATGTCCAaaatatagctaacatttatatagttctttttatgtatcaggcactacgccaaaaatttttacaattgttgtctcatttggtcctcacaaaaatcctggagAAAGGGACttttattattccccattttacaattgagaaaactgaagcagacagaaataagtgacttccctaggCTCTCACAGCTAGGATGTGTCTAAGTTTGCATTtgaccactgtgccacctccctGCTTCTAGGAACAGACTTTCGatgtttttattttgccttttattttagattttagaaaactgaggtctagagagtaAAAGGTGGTTTGCTCATTTGAAATTGTTCTTGAACAATTAGTAcgatttcaaaaaacaaaattgtatatTCTGGTCAAGAAATagcataaggggcagctaggtggcgcagtggataaagcaccggccttggaatcaggagtacctgggttcaaatccggtctcagacacttaataattacaagccacttaaccccgtttgccttgcaaaaacctaaaaagaaaaagaaaagaaaaaaaaaagaaataacataagaAAAGGCAGAAAATTTAGGGACATCTTGAATGAGCAGCAAAAAGTCCCATTTTTGGCTAAAACATAGGGTATATGAAGAAGATAGGAAGAGATACTAAGTTGTTctgttttagtatttttttatttaaatgccCTTAAAATATGAGTTTTTCAAACCTTCTTCAGATGCTCTGTGGGTTTAGAACATTAACTAGGTTAAAGAAACATTAAAGATCATCTTAATGCTTCCAGTTCTATGCCATTATATGACAAGACAGTGTTTTTTAGGGTTATATCCCATATGTAACTTGTagttcaattatattctacttttacagagaagaatgagagaaaaatttgATAATAcatctggggggaggggagaaataattttaaagcacttaaaaTTCACATATTTGAAAATGAGGTGGGAAGAAGGGGAGACACTTAAAGTTTTTTAtaagatataatttattttacttaagtCAATAGTAGGTCTTAGAAATATTAGAACTAGTAATTCTAAAGATCTactttgtaatttttcatttcatttttttaactcaaaCATTAAAAATCTAATATTTGTATGGGATTATGCTAGGCtgtagaaatataaaaagaaagataaatattaaagAGAAGTGAGACAGTCTCAACTCCTAGCACCTACTGCTTGGTCTCATCTCAGAGAAGTCTAGTATATTGTATAAACAAATATGAAACTAATTAATAGACACCAATAATTACATTTATgcctaatataaatattttatttctagatTGGTATTACCATCTTCCATTGAAAAGATCGGAGAAGTCCTCAGAAATTACAATTCCTCCAACATCCCAGATTCCAGGCCTGAGTGAACTTGCTGAACCACATAATGAGATTACATTTGGCACCCGAAGAAATTGGATAAAAGACACTGACTCAGAATATGTCAAACTAGCAAAACAAGGCGGCAGACCTGGTAAATAAATGCATGTGCTTTATTTCCTTTtggatattgtattttttatGACTTGTGATAAGGAAGCTTAATAAAAGGGGAATTTGTTTTTAGctaatttctttaatataaatatttgtatctgtcaaattttattttatattttggggaGGCAATGCAGAGCCTTAAGGATGCTCTCAGAACCATATTGACTGGCTTGAGAAGCAATTTAAGTTTAGTATTAAAAACCCAGCTTCagctttcacttattttttttgttgtttgtgtttttggatttttttgcaaggcagtggggctaagtgacttgcccaaggtcacagctagatctgtctgaggtcaggtttgaactcaggtccttctgactctagggtccatgctctatccactgtgccaccttagctgccctcAGATTTCACTTATTACATCAGGTGTGTGACCTTAGCAAGGCATATGCTTCCCAGGCAATTCCCTaggacagatttttttaaataaatttttaacacttttatttaaagttttaatttccCAAGCTACTACCTTGTGCccatcagactggctaatatgatagaaaaggaaaatggtaagTGTTAGagatgcatttttggtggagttgtgaattgatccaaccatctGGAGAACACTCTTTAACTGTGACCATGGGGctataaaattgtatatatcATAACCTTTGATATTCAACAATGCTACTACTAggactgtatcccaaagataacCTAAGAACGGGAAAGGACCCATACACATAAAAGGTTTGTAGTGCTCtttttctgatggcaaagaattgtaaattgagaagatgcccatcaatttgggaaacaagttgtggtatatttcagaaaaacctggacttataggaactgatgctgagtgaagactATTCATGTAGAGaaaaactgatggactctgaaggCAGAgtgaagcacactattttcatatttttgttgtttttgttttttctttctcatggtttttcccttttctgattcttttctaaCAACTTGGCTAATGGGGAAATATGCTtaagatgattgtacatgtataacctataaaaGATTACTGTTTTGGGGTGAGGGGACGgattgaaaaatatttggaactcaaaatgttacagaaatgaatgttgaaagctatctttgcatataatgggacaaacaccaaaataaaagaatagaattttgagttcctaattctatccttccctcccttcctcactgCTCACTCAGAGGGTAAACAGTCAGAtagaggttatatatgtgcaattatgtaaaacattttcatattagtcattttgtgcaacaagacttaaataaaagaaaaaatgaaagtgaaaaatagcatgcttcagtctgtatccAATCAATAGCAGTTCTTTCCCTAGAATAGGGATACTTCACCGTTAGTGATTTGTGATTGTCTTGGCTCCttgaattgctgagaatagccaagtcattcatagttcttcattgaacagcattgctgttactgtgtgcaTCATTCCCctgttttgttcacttcactgtGCATCATttcctgtaagtctttccaagtttttctaaaattgtcctacttgtcatttcttagaatacaataataatttcattataattatattccatttgtttaggcattccctaattgatgggcatcactgTTAGCCACACGAAGAGCTGctgtaatatttttgtacaaatagatcttttttctttttttttttttttttgttgatgtctttgggatgcAGAGCCCAGAACTAATCTAAGTCAAAGAGGGCTTTGATAACCTGACTTCAAAGGTGAAAGTTTGTCACCTGGAGTTTAGCAGGCTGACAAATCCTGGTTCCTTCCAGTGTTTTTTGAGTGTCTAATGAATGGCATTTATAGTTGTTTTGGGGAGATTTAGCTTGATATTTAAGTTAATATGActtgtgtgaatatatatgtgttcTCTGGAGTATTACTATAAGTATTTAATATTCTTATAATTTGACCTTGTCAATTTTATagacaaaatacattttaaagaaatttgattGCTTTTGTATCATATTCATTTCCAGTAATAACTATCTATTCTTGTCCTTCCACAGAGCCATAccttataatataaaataaagaggggGGAGAAATTTAGCAAAAAGCTAATCTACATAGCACTTAAGTCCAGTGTATGCATTCCACATTTATAGGTCCTCCAGCCCCTTTCAAAGAGAGAATATATCATACTTCTTCCTCAAAATCAAAACAGTATTGCATAATTATAACATTGCCTAAGACATAATTGAAGGATTCTTCTCCATACTATACCTAACAAATAGTCATCCTCCTTCTGCTTTAAGATCTTCAAGAAAGGGGAATATACCATCTCTCAAGGATATTAATATCTAAGGATATTAATTTCAACTCATTCCACTTTAGAGAATTGTAGGGaattttttcctgacatcaaatcattaattttccttcttttgaaattTCCTCCCATTCATTGCTCCTGATTTTTCCTTCTGGTTAAATAGAATAAGAATATTCTTCCTTTCCCCGACCCAGTCTTATTTTAACCAGGCTAAAGATGCACAGCTTCTTCACCTGACATAAACATCAGACCCTTCCCCATCATGGTTGCCTTCCCTGGCAAGGTGCCTAGTACCAAACACAATAGTCTTGTTGAGGACAAAATACAGTGGGACTCTCAAtctggctttatttattaaaggCCTACTGACGTCTGGAGACTGTACTGTGGTAGAAGGCTGTGGAATGGCAAAAGACAGCTCCTGCTCCCAAGGACTATGCATGGGAGACATCACCAACAAGATAGTTTATAGATTAAATCACAAATGGACAACAGTGAAAATtaaggagaatcagaaaagtcTTCTTGCAATAGGTGGGATTTTAGAtgggacttgaaggaatccaggacaTGGAGATCAGGAGGCAGAACGTTTCAGACAGTGACATTTCCCAGAATCGAGATGTATACTGTCTTGTTTTAGGAACAGCAAATAAGTCAGTGTCCCTAGATCACAGAGAACgtgggggaagaagagggaaacaTAAGTTATAAGAACACAGGAAAGATGGTGGGGTTGGTTATAAAGGGCCCTGAATgctagaggattttatatttggtcctagaggtaatgggggagggggtattaaaTAGGCTGAAGAGGTCAGGAAGACTTTGGCATCTGAATGAAGGATAGACTCGACTAGGAAACACTTGGAATAGACCAAACAGTCTATTATAATAATTTCATGTATgtctataatataatttagactataattataataatagtctAGGTGTGATATGAAGAGGACCTGGATTAGGATACGGGATAGACCTTATGGGGAATGGGGGGATGgaggtggagaaagggaaaggttaTTATTTGAGTATGAGTGACTCAGGATAGTGGTTCCCTAAATAGTCATAGGAAGTTAAGAAAAAGAGGGTTTAGAAGGAAAGATGTTCTgatatttcaatttttaacaCTTCTTTTAAGATGTCTACAGTATATCCAATTAAAGGTATTCAGTAGGTTCCTAGAGATGTGAGAGTAGCGATCACCAGAGAAGTTCAACCTAgatagatttgggaatcatcagCAGATAGATAAATTGAAATCATGCTCACTGGCCTATAGTTTGCAAGCTCTTTTattctcccttttaaaaaaaaattgacatttgcTCTTCCTTTAATCTGGTAGtaattcttccttttcccatGATCTTTCAGGTAACACTCAACAAATACATCTTCCAGTTCTTTGAGGTCTAAGGATATTAATTTCATCTGGGCCAGGTGACTTGACTTTATCAAGGGCAGCTACTCTCTTCTTGTCTCcttatttgtttctatttgactCCCctgttaatcattttttttgccttgtCATCTCCAATGTAAAggtcattctcctttgcagaaaaaataaaaataaaataagaattaacaGCTCTGTCTTTCCTCAGCTGTCAGTTATCGTCCTTTCTCTTCGGGCAAAGGTCTCTTCTTTCTTGgatcctctcttttctcttggaATCATTAATAAATCCTTTTGTGACAGCCTTAACTTCTTGCTGACCTCAGCTCATCCTGAATGTCAGCATTTCTAACTTGGTTTTTACAGGTGTCACATTCTTAtcctcagtttcctgacctgacTTCCATTTTCTATACttaactctcatttttttttacatctaagTTCATTGGTGAGTTCCTAGTACATCCACATCTATCTCATCaaacaaattccattttttccttgtgttcattgttttattaatacaggactatttttgttttcatgGTTTAAATTCAACTTGATcatacttaaccttttttttagatattttgctGATTTAGCCAGGTTTTTACTTAGCCTTTTTGAATAattgttcattttccttcttaatgTCTTAGAATAATTTGTTTAGTACAAGtactaattattctttaaaagcttattagaggggcagctaggtggcgcagtggataaagcaccggctctggagtcaggagtacctggcttcaaatccagtctcagacacttaataattacctagctgtgtggccctgagcaagccacttaaccctatttgccttgcaaaaacctaaaaaaaaagcttatcaGAATTCAcatataaatccatctggatcagggtttgctttgttttttgttttttcctcttctcattctTTATAGTTCACTTATTTTTTCTGACCTTTGATtaagatatctattttatttGCTGTTAAtttgagaattttgtattttcaaaagccatttctccatttcttttagcTTCTCAGTTTTGTTGGCATATAATTGTAAATAGTTGGTTCAgatgagttttatttcttcagagaAGCAAAATTAATAACTTATCAGAAAATAATCCGTTACATGAAGTGAACTATTTgaataaaaaatcttaaatttctctttaaaatttgtagatttgtttctttttttcccatctaaTTTCCTAACCTTATAGTAAAGTATGCAGTAATTTCTACTTTCTAATCATTAATTGGTGATCTGCTTGAATTGCCAAAATGTTTCTGAACTTTTATAAACTACACTCAAACTGTGACCATTAACTTCTCCAATCTGTGAACAGTTTAATAGGATCATACATTTACAGCTACAGAGGACCATATCATTAaccagatgagtaaactgagccccagagagtTGAAGTAACTTCCCTAAAGTCACACCAGGTGATAATtgtcagagctgagatttgaacccaatcaTGTTTTGcattcatattattttcttcatgtagTTTTGAACTATGCATGCTAGTAATTAAGACACCAGTTTCTAGGTGTTACTTCAGGAGTGAATACTATATACAAATATGAACCCAAGGTTTAGCCATGGACTAAAGATGATCATACCATTTTATACTAGGCATGTCTGACTAAAAGGACCAGAGGAAACTTTCTAAAATCTATGTGGAGtagctttattttattattttttctttctctacatttTCCTCCAAGAATTATTTTGTGAGTTTTTGAGGAAAATTAATTGTATGTCAGATAATTTGAACCTCTTCTTTCTCAGCAACTTAAAACGACTtaatatttactaaatttcttgaaataaaaacatttgatatattaaatattttcagttttttgtatGAAGATTTTTACCAGGTTCTCTTTTAAATCTTCCCAACTTTTGATTTAACTCTTGCAATTTTGtaatattcttttttgggggggtggcaaggcagtggggttaagtgactcttgcccaagatcacacagctaggtaatcattaattgtctgaggttggatttgaactcgggtcctcctgaatgcagggccggtgctctgtccactgtgccacctagctgcgccaaTTTTGTAATATTCTGAATCTCTGAATGAGATGTAGTTACCACATGTGAGCATTTTTGAGTTTCTTGGAATTGACCCCCTCTTGTCAAGAAGGCTGCCCTTTGTccaattctacctcagatacttttaTCAGCCCTGTGACCTGGGCAAGACACTCAATAGttctctgcctcactttcctcatctatcaaatggtaataataatagcaggcCCCTTGCAAGGTTGCACTACAGATCAAAAAGGATAACCCAAAAGCATTACATAGATGCTAGCAGTTGTCTTGTAGTTGCCTCATCATTAAAGAAAGGCTTTCTGTAGGGAGGAGATGGGAGCTGAGCTTTTGAAAGAAGTTCGGCTTGCTCAGAGGCGGAGGTGGAGAGCATTGCCAAAGCCTGAGGGTCAACCTATGCAAAAAAGTGGGGCATTGCACAGAGGAATAGTGAGGAGCCTGTTTGGTTGAAGGTGGGGTGGGAAGTGTAGATGATGCTGGAAAAAAATGGGTCTGAGCCTTGGCCTTCAAGGAGCAAAGGGTTGTTTCCCATTCTGCCCCAGACGTCCAGGtaagcttgggcaaatcacaactctcttttcctaaatttcttcatctgcaataGGAGGGAGCTGgactctaaagtctcttctgtctctaaatctctgatcttttTTGATCTAAGAGAACATAAAGAGCAACTGGGATTGGCCTTTATTTAGGTAAAATAGGCAAATAAGTTTTAAAAGCTGGCCAGTTTTAATCAACTCTGATATATTCTCAATACTTAAAATGTAATTATTCCATTAGTTTTAGAACACTCAGTTCTGAGTGTAaatatcaaaagaagaaatgggggggggaagaacacAGTTATAAACTCAACCTGCTTTTTGTataattatttcagaaaataGCCATATTTTTATGTTGGAAAATAAGTAAGTTTATTTggtagcaatttttaaaaaactacagatgtgatttagaaaaacaaatgaattttattaattacaCGGCTCTATTAGATTGCTTCccattggggaggggggagggaaggggagaggaagaaaaatataaaaactcaaaactttacaaaaaaagatgTGAATGTTATCTCTAAATATGACCTTTATCTATTAGAGGTTTTAAGTTTTCAATAAACTAGCAGGTGTCAGTGATATCTACAGAATATTTGCATGATAAATAGCAGTAAAAACAGTAATTTGAATTTAGTTTTCAGTTGTTGTTGATAATAGCTATAGCTGTCCCTTGGTAATGAGGAAAATCTAAATCTTGTCTTAATCTTTAATTTAAGATTTACTGAAACATTATGGTGCTGGTACAAGGAAAGGATCTCCTGTTGCATATTCCATGCCAGAGTGGTATACCCATCACAGTAAACCACCAACAGCCGAACAGAGAGAGTAAGTGCCCTTGAATTCCTCTTAAGATCTTGCTCACCcatttgatggggggggggggggcggtaaagtTTTCTTTCACCATATTTTAATTGAAAGACAGACTTGCCACAATGCATTTGCCATgactattaaattaaatatgattCTGGAAAGTTGATCAGATACAGCCCTGAGGTTCAGGAGCTTCCATAACTTCTAGCATTCTGCCACTGAAGAGTTTGTAACCCTGAGCAATTAATTCAATGATAAATGTTCTCTCTTTATAGAAGGAGACCTTTATATGCCCAGCTAATATTTCTTGGAATAAATGATACTCTTTATTCAAGGTATCTGATTGCCTTAGTGAAAAAAGGTAAATCTAAAATAGCCTCAGACTTAATACAGGTCATTTATTTATACACCATGCTGTTTACCAAATCCTTTTAGTGTTCCTGGACATTCTGCTTATGCACCAAGTTCCACCTACCCCAGGTAGTTAATATTTTCACatatcagttttatttatttattcattcattcattcattcatttatttatttagaattttataatttttcccctaatcttgcttcccttcccccaccccccacagagggcagtctgttagtctttacattgttcccatggtatacattgatctaaattgaatgtgatgggagagaaatcatatcttaaagaagaaaaataaagtataagagagacaTGCCAGTTTTCCTTAAAAGTGGTacactttgttttttcttctggagGGTCATTCCAGATCCAAAAAAATAGGTGCTGAAAAGAAGATAGACTATTTATTTGGGCAAGACAAGAAAGGGAAGAGTAGACTTCAAGGGCTGAAGGCAAGAAAGGATAAAAGGGCAAGAGGGAAAATATTCATTGAGAAAATGTTATTTTGGAactattatttcaaattattaaatccctttattttttcctgtagAATACATGTAACTTCCATGCCCGACTATATGGTTTATGAAGAATTTAACCCTGATCAGGCCAATGGTAACTATGAATCCAAAAGGGGGCCTTTTGATTTTGATATGAAAACAATTTGGCAGAGGGAAGCTGAGGagcaggaaaaggagaaaaaaaaggtgaCTCCATCTCGAGCTGGGATTTCGTTGTTCCCGTGTGCTTCAGAAACTGTGTTAGGAGCTTCAAATGCTTTAATgttatttaatcttttaataTTCTGTATTCGACAAAAATGTAGAATTGTCTACCATGTTCTGCCAACTGTGCTACATGCTGGAAATGTAGAACCCAAACAGAAGACAGTCCCTCCATACCTGCAAGAATTTCACTTTCTACTGGAATACAGATTATATTACTAAAATTGAAGTATTTTGGTGAATTTCAAACTCATAATCATgtgcctttttaaaatttcttctaaaacTTGCTTTCTTGAGGCAGGTAACTTGCTCTGCCTCACtccaaattcatttctttttattattatatt
Coding sequences within it:
- the C8H7orf57 gene encoding uncharacterized protein C7orf57 homolog, with the translated sequence MRNTSKDLALPTSRYAPCDWYYHLPLKRSEKSSEITIPPTSQIPGLSELAEPHNEITFGTRRNWIKDTDSEYVKLAKQGGRPDLLKHYGAGTRKGSPVAYSMPEWYTHHSKPPTAEQREIHVTSMPDYMVYEEFNPDQANGNYESKRGPFDFDMKTIWQREAEEQEKEKKKVKLPAINSRYPSRAGSTAGSRDNNARNRLSFPPMPGHKTSEPVNFSKLISNGYKDEWLQHRGDTGKNSPAISKISEASESSSPLPQDSEVPENAKNLEGIPAAESGETPTELK